From Dioscorea cayenensis subsp. rotundata cultivar TDr96_F1 chromosome 13, TDr96_F1_v2_PseudoChromosome.rev07_lg8_w22 25.fasta, whole genome shotgun sequence, the proteins below share one genomic window:
- the LOC120274800 gene encoding glucan endo-1,3-beta-glucosidase 8-like: MVSLIWLMVMCCSCCSSLVEGLGVNWGTMATRKLPPHTIVKMLQDNGIKKVKLFDTDYNTMSALAGSGIEVMVAIPNDMLATMNDYDSAKLWVKKNVTRFNFEGGVNITYVAVGNEPFLKSYNGSFLKTTLPALKNIQSALSDAGYADTIKVTVPLNADVYESPANNPVPSAGRFREDIRNLMTQMVEFFHQTGAPFTVNIYPFLSLYGNPDFPVDFAFFDGASPPVIDGNIQYTNVFDANFDTLVSALNSIGYGDLPIIIGEVGWPTDGDINANTNLAQRFYNGLLKRLAANQGTPLRPNAYIETYLFGLIDEDAKSIAPGAFERHWGIFAFDGQPKYPLDLSGSPTLTAAKDVQYLPQQWCVYNPNTKADVGSKLIDNMNFACTYADCTVLGYGSSCNGLDEKGNASYAFNSYFQTQGQKDGSCDFQGLAMVTTQNNSQGKCNFLVQIVGFDYSSASSASLSLLEMSVLLYVSVMLLFF; encoded by the exons atGGTGTCATTGATTTGGTTAATGGTGATGTGTTGTTCCTGTTGCTCTTCTTTGGTTGAAGGGCTTGGAGTGAACTGGGGAACAATGGCGACACGTAAATTGCCTCCACACACCATTGTGAAAATGCTGCAGGACAATGGGATTAAGAAAGTTAAGCTCTTTGATACTGACTATAATACCATGAGTGCGCTTGCCGGGTCAGGGATTGAAGTCATGGTTGCTATCCCAAATGATATGCTCGCTACAATGAATGACTATGATTCTGCCAAGCTCTGGGTCAAGAAAAATGTCACAAGATTCAACTTTGAAGGTGGTGTCAATATAAC TTATGTAGCTGTTGGCAATGAACCCTTCCTCAAGTCCTACAATGGTTCCTTCCTAAAGACCACCTTGCCTGCTTTGAAGAACATACAAAGTGCCCTCAGTGATGCAGGCTATGCAGACACAATTAAGGTCACAGTTCCTCTCAATGCTGATGTCTATGAATCCCCGGCAAACAACCCAGTTCCTTCAGCTGGTAGATTCCGAGAAGACATCAGAAATCTCATGACTCAGATGGTCGAGTTCTTTCACCAGACTGGTGCTCCATTCACTGTCAACATATACCCTTTCCTCAGCCTCTATGGAAACCCCGATTTCCCTGTGGACTTTGCCTTCTTTGATGGTGCTAGTCCTCCAGTAATCGATGGAAATATTCAGTACACCAATGTGTTTGATGCCAACTTTGACACGCTAGTATCAGCCCTGAATAGCATCGGCTATGGTGACTTACCAATCATCATAGGTGAAGTTGGCTGGCCAACTGACGGCGATATCAATGCCAACACAAACTTGGCTCAGAGATTTTACAATGGCCTTCTGAAGCGGCTCGCTGCCAACCAAGGGACTCCTCTCCGGCCCAACGCATACATTGAAACCTACCTCTTTGGTCTCATTGATGAGGATGCCAAGAGCATTGCTCCAGGTGCATTCGAGCGACATTGGGGGATCTTCGCCTTTGATGGCCAACCAAAGTACCCGCTCGACCTCTCCGGCAGCCCTACACTCACTGCAGCGAAGGATGTCCAGTATTTGCCACAGCAGTGGTGTGTGTACAATCCAAACACAAAGGCAGATGTCGGCAGTAAACTCATTGACAACATGAACTTTGCGTGCACCTACGCAGACTGCACGGTACTCGGCTATGGGTCTAGTTGCAATGGCCTAGATGAGAAGGGCAACGCTTCGTATGCCTTCAATTCATACTTCCAGACACAAGGGCAGAAGGATGGGAGCTGCGACTTCCAGGGGCTGGCAATGGTGACCACACAAAACAATTCGCAGGGTAAATGCAACTTTCTTGTCCAGATTGTCGGTTTTGATTATTCTAGTGCTTCATCTGCATCCTTGTCATTGTTGGAAATGTCTGTTCTGTTATATGTATCAGTGATGCTTCTCTTCTTCTAG